The Miscanthus floridulus cultivar M001 chromosome 17, ASM1932011v1, whole genome shotgun sequence genome has a window encoding:
- the LOC136515993 gene encoding uncharacterized protein, which produces MAIPNYAYLKLKMPSPNSIITVESTYEHAYDYNIECIEYAEALVEAETLIVNLDQLGSKAPDSKCHARTFEPTEAAKLVPVNPIGSDDQALRNSATLDIK; this is translated from the coding sequence atggcgatccccaactacgcctacctcaagctcaagatgcctagCCCCAACAGCATAATCACTGTTGAGTCCACGTATGAGCATGCCTACGACTACAacatcgaatgcatcgagtacgccgaggctctcgtggaggccgagaccctcatcgtcaaccttgaCCAACTTGGTAGCAAGGCACCCGACTCCAAGTGTCATGCTAGGACTTTTGAGCCCACGGAGGCCGCCAAGCTCGTCCCGGTCAACCCCATCGGCTCCGACGACCAGGCCCTAAGGaacagcgccaccctcgacatcaaatag